In Bradyrhizobium sp. WBOS07, the genomic window TAGCGCGGATCCTCCGTGCTCGCCGATGCGCCGCCGCCGCCGGGATTGGTTCGGAACGCCCGGTTGTAACCACCCGAGGCCTGGTTGCCGAGCCGCTCCAGGAAGCCCGAGCCGAGATTGAGCGCGCCGCTGCGGACCGACTGGTCGTAATTGGTCGATGTCGGCGTCGGGATCGGGGTCGGTGACGGAGTGGGTGTCGGGGTCGGCGTGGGCGTCGGGCTTTGCGCCAGGACGGGCGATATGGCCGACATCATCACGACGATCGCAAACGCCATCGCGATCGCTGCCGCGACCCTGCCGACGCGGCCACGTCCGATCGTCTGCCGTGTCCCGGAGGGCTGCGATGTGCAGCACATGACGACAAATCCCGAAAGCCAATGGCGACGCGCAAGATGCAACGTGCACGCAAGCTGCGATTTGGGCCGAACTGCACCGGAGGGTCAACCGCTTAGCATGCCGGCACGCAGGCTATTGCCTCGATTGTGGTTCCGCCGCCACAGGTCGGAAATTGCAAATCGGTCCGGCCTGCCTGCCCTTGAAATTCGCGCTCTGCTTGCTAACGCGCGATTTTCATGTTGCAATATCGGACACAATCGGAATTGGCCGCTCGACTGTGCGTTTCGCGACATTGCGCCTCAAGACTCGAACAGACTTCGGAAGCCCGTTTGTGGCGTGGCACGCGAAAAGCGGCCGCGTCTTTTTTGTATCTAGTGGAGGAGACTAGCGATGCCGCAAAAGGGCACCGTCAAATGGTTCAACCCAACCAAGGGCTATGGGTTCATCAAGCCGAACGGTGGCGACAAGGATGTGTTCGTTCACATCTCCGCCGTCGAGCGCGCTGGACTCTCGACCCTCAACGAAAACCAGGTGGTTGAATACGACCTCGTGGAGAACCGCGGCAAATCCTCCGCGGAGAACCTCAAGGTCTCCTGATGTCTCTCGGCGTGAAGCGCGAGAGACCATGACGTGGCCCCCCGGCTCTGCCGGGGGATTTTGTTTGGGAAGACCGCTGCGGGGGCGGGGCTTCAGCCAACCACCGGCGCCACTAGAAAATTCTCCGACGGCCCGCTTCCATCAGTCTTGCAGACATCGCCCTCGATCCGGACCTTGCCGGTCGCAAGCAGCCGCAGCGCCTCGGGATAGATGCGGTGCTCGACCTCGAGGATGCGCTCCGACAGCGTATCCCCGGTGTCGTGATCGCTGACCGGCACCGCGCCCTGCATCACGATCGGGCCGGCATCGGTCTCGGGGATCACGAAATGCACCGTCGCGCCCGACAGCTTGACGCCGGCGCGCAAGGCCTGGCCGTGCGGATCGAGGCCGGGGAAGGACGGCAGCAGCGAGGGATGGATGTTCAGCATCCGCCCGTACCAGGCTTTGGTGAACTCGGCCGTGAAAAGGCGCATGAAGCCGCCGAGACAGATCAGCTCGATGCCGTGCTCATCGAGCGCGGCCTGCAGCACCTTCTCGAAACCGGCGCGGTCCTTGCCGAACGGCTTGCTCTCGATCACCAGCGTGTTCACGCCGGCCGCCTTGGCCCGTTCGAGCCCGGGCGCATCGGCCTTGTTCGAAATGACGAGCGAGATCTCCGCCGGGAAATCCGCCGAGCTCGCGGCCCTGATCAGCGCGGCCATGTTGGAGCCGCGGCCGGAGATCAGGATGGCGACGCGGCGCTTCATCACAGCGCCAGATCAAGATGGCCGTTATAGACGACGCGGTGCTCGCCCTCGGCCGGGATCACGGTGCCGAGCTGCGCCACGGTCTCGCCGGCATCGGTGAAGACCTCGATCACCTGATCGACCTTGTCAGGCTCGACGATCGCGATCATGCCGATGCCGCAATTGAAGGTGCGCAACATCTCCAGCTCGGCAATGCCGGCCTGCGCCGCCAGCCATTTGAACACGGGCAGCACCGGCAGGCGCGCGAGGTCGATGCCGACGCCGAGGTGCGGCGGCAGCACGCGCGGAATGTTGTCGGTGAAGCCGCCGCCGGTGATATGGGCAAGGCCCTTCACCGCGCCGGTCTCGCGGATCGCGCGCAGGCAGGACTTGACGTAGAGCCTGGTCGGCGTCAGCAGCGCGCCGCCGAGCGTCATCACGGGTGCGAACGGCGCCTGCGCCCCGAAGCCGAGGCCGGATTGTTCCACGATCTTGCGCACCAGCGAAAAGCCGTTGGAATGCACGCCCGACGAGGCAAGGCCGATCACGGCATCGCCCGCCGCGATGTCCTTGCGCGGCAGCAGCGTGCCCCGCTCCGCCGCGCCGACGGCAAAGCCGCCGAGATCGTAATCGCCGTCCTTGTAGAGGCCGGGCATCTCGGCGGTCTCACCCCCGATCAAGGCGCAGCCGGATTCGCGGCATCCTTCCGCGACGCCCGCGACGATCGAAGCCGTGGCCTCGGGGTCGAGCTTGCCGCAGGCGAAATAATCCAGGAAGAACAGTGGTTCGGCGCCCTGCACCACGAGATCGTTGACGCTCATGGCGACGAGGTCGATGCCGATCCCGCCGTGCAGCCCGGTCTCGATCGCGATCTTGACCTTGGTGCCGACACCGTCGGTCGCGGCCACGAGGACGGGATCCTTAAAGCCGGCCGCCTTGAGGTCGAACAGGCCGCCGAAGCCGCCGATCTCGGCATCGGCCCCCGGCCGCGCCGTGGCGCGCACCATCGGCTTGATCAGATCGACCAGGCGGTTGCCCGCATCGATATCGACGCCTGAATCGGCGTAAGTGAGGCCGTTTTTGCGGTCGGTCATGCCCGATTTCCAGTGGGGTTGCGGCTGGTTACGTCGAATTCCGGGGACACGCAATGGCTCGCGTGGCGCACCGCCATATACTATGTAGAGATATCAACCGGTTCAGCCTCCCGAGGGGCCGGATTTCGAGGTAGACCGGGTGCCGGGAAGCGCTTTCGTGAGTATTCCGAACATCATTACGCTGGGCCGCATCATGCTGGTCCCGATCATCGTCTGGGCCATCGTGTCGAGCCAAATGGAGGTCGCGTTCGCCGTCTTCCTGATCGCCGGTATCAGCGACGCCGTGGACGGCTTCCTGGCCAAGCGTTTCAACATGACGAGCGAGCTTGGGGCCCTGCTCGACCCGCTCGCGGACAAGGCCCTGCTGGTCTCGATCTACATGGCGCTGGGCATCTGGGGCGCGATCCCGCGCTGGATCGTGATCCTGGTGGTCTCGCGCGACATCATGATCGTCGCCGCCGTGATCATATCCTGGCTGTTCGACCGGCCGGTCGAGATGAAGCCGTCGAAA contains:
- a CDS encoding cold-shock protein, which encodes MPQKGTVKWFNPTKGYGFIKPNGGDKDVFVHISAVERAGLSTLNENQVVEYDLVENRGKSSAENLKVS
- the purN gene encoding phosphoribosylglycinamide formyltransferase, which produces MKRRVAILISGRGSNMAALIRAASSADFPAEISLVISNKADAPGLERAKAAGVNTLVIESKPFGKDRAGFEKVLQAALDEHGIELICLGGFMRLFTAEFTKAWYGRMLNIHPSLLPSFPGLDPHGQALRAGVKLSGATVHFVIPETDAGPIVMQGAVPVSDHDTGDTLSERILEVEHRIYPEALRLLATGKVRIEGDVCKTDGSGPSENFLVAPVVG
- the purM gene encoding phosphoribosylformylglycinamidine cyclo-ligase, with product MTDRKNGLTYADSGVDIDAGNRLVDLIKPMVRATARPGADAEIGGFGGLFDLKAAGFKDPVLVAATDGVGTKVKIAIETGLHGGIGIDLVAMSVNDLVVQGAEPLFFLDYFACGKLDPEATASIVAGVAEGCRESGCALIGGETAEMPGLYKDGDYDLGGFAVGAAERGTLLPRKDIAAGDAVIGLASSGVHSNGFSLVRKIVEQSGLGFGAQAPFAPVMTLGGALLTPTRLYVKSCLRAIRETGAVKGLAHITGGGFTDNIPRVLPPHLGVGIDLARLPVLPVFKWLAAQAGIAELEMLRTFNCGIGMIAIVEPDKVDQVIEVFTDAGETVAQLGTVIPAEGEHRVVYNGHLDLAL
- a CDS encoding CDP-alcohol phosphatidyltransferase family protein, with amino-acid sequence MSIPNIITLGRIMLVPIIVWAIVSSQMEVAFAVFLIAGISDAVDGFLAKRFNMTSELGALLDPLADKALLVSIYMALGIWGAIPRWIVILVVSRDIMIVAAVIISWLFDRPVEMKPSKVSKLNTVAQVAFAALVLAALAFGFKPAPYDIILMGLVTVFTLTSVSLYLVGWLRHMSTIEAK